The Flammeovirga agarivorans genome has a window encoding:
- a CDS encoding toxin-antitoxin system YwqK family antitoxin gives MKNITYITFLIITLFSCDNQKKNSDQVSSQYTQTANLKKQGLIKSYYDVDQKKIKAEVNYSSKGVKDGWAKTYYDNGQLWKSIFYINGKKDGIVKEFYKNGTLYKEVLYENDILTERKFFYSDGKVKAIIPYMGGKLTFGTEEYSKSGKKLSKYPKVFVKKTFPSSSHDEVVLKLTLSEKRKNLKFYVCYQKEDVQCLDFKKHQLIKAEMKDREGRVLLKLPKGANIQHNVQVIAEYVTYSGNKKLEKINYNLNVSST, from the coding sequence ATGAAAAACATTACTTACATCACCTTTCTAATTATCACATTATTTTCTTGTGATAATCAAAAAAAGAATTCAGATCAAGTATCGAGTCAATACACACAAACGGCTAACTTAAAGAAGCAAGGCCTTATTAAAAGCTATTATGATGTCGATCAGAAAAAAATCAAAGCAGAGGTAAATTATAGCTCAAAAGGTGTAAAAGATGGTTGGGCCAAAACGTATTACGATAATGGTCAGTTGTGGAAATCAATTTTTTATATTAATGGTAAGAAAGATGGTATAGTAAAAGAGTTCTATAAAAATGGAACACTGTATAAGGAAGTATTATATGAAAATGATATTCTAACGGAAAGGAAGTTTTTTTATAGCGATGGAAAAGTGAAAGCTATTATTCCTTACATGGGAGGGAAGTTAACTTTTGGAACGGAAGAGTATTCTAAATCAGGGAAAAAGTTATCTAAATATCCGAAGGTCTTCGTAAAGAAAACTTTTCCTTCATCTTCCCATGATGAGGTAGTACTAAAGTTGACGTTATCTGAAAAAAGGAAAAACCTGAAATTTTATGTCTGTTACCAAAAAGAAGATGTACAGTGTTTAGACTTTAAAAAGCACCAACTGATAAAAGCAGAGATGAAGGATCGTGAAGGTAGGGTGTTATTGAAATTACCAAAAGGAGCGAACATTCAACATAACGTACAAGTGATTGCTGAATACGTCACTTACTCTGGGAACAAGAAACTTGAAAAAATCAATTACAATCTAAATGTAAGTAGTACATAA